ACCCATCTCTTGACCATCGGTCGGTCCACGGTCGCGATGGCCACCCTGAGTGCTTGTAGTTGTGCCAGTATCTTCTCAGTTGCCTGATCGATACTCGCAGGGCGTGTTTCGTTATACCAGTCCCGCCACTCCTCCAGCGTGCTTCCCGCGAACTCCTGGATCAGGTCGCTCATCTGGCCCACGACACGCGGCCGTGTCCCCTGGGAAAACTTGTTTGCGAGGTTGATGAGTGGCCAGACGTACTTGGGAAAGTCTTCTGTGCGGACGTCGAGAAGGATCTTAAGGTCTTCGGAGCTAAGTCTAAGTTTCACGCGGCGAAGAAACGGTTACGTTACCAATGCGGCAACCGGTTTCGGATTCGCCTCAGCGGTGACGAAAAGGACTTGGGAATCATCAAAGAGATTGCCGGAGTCACCGGCCAGCTTGCGCCTGATAACGGTCTCAAATGTGGTGTTGATCTCAACACCAATTGAGTGTCGTCCCTCGATTTTTGCCGCAAGTGAAGTGGTGCCGCTCCCCAGAAACGGGTCGAGAACCGTTTCGCCCCAGAAGCTGTACATCTTGATCAGACGCCGGGGCACTTCGACCGGAAACATGGCGCCGTGTTCTTCCTGGCGGTCCGGGTGAATAGACCAGACTCCTCGAAACCACTCGCTCCGCTGTTCCTTGGTCAGGCGACTGCGCTCTCTTTGTTCCTCCGAAACAGATGGCGCGTTGCCCGGCTTCTTGAGCAGGATGATGTACTCGTGCTCGTAGGTAATGTGGCCATCACGGGGATGATACGTTGAGCCCATCCACTGCCCGCCGCCGCTCGTCTTCGTTGTCGAAATCTTCCTCCAAATGATGTTTCCCATGAAATCGAATCCCAGTCGCCGGGCGACGCAAATGATGTCTGCCGGGATCGGCTGAACGCGGTATCTGCCATGCTCTGTCGCGCGCAGGTACTGATCGCCGATGTTGATGGCTGCCCGGCAGCCCCCACTGAGAACGCGCCGAATCTCCATCAACACTCGTTCAAGGTCTGCAAGATAGTCTTCGTACGATTGACCGTGGCCAATTTGGTCGGGGTGATCATAATCCTTGATCGACCAGTACGGCGGAGACGTCACAACGAGTTGAATCGACTCGTTGTCGACTAAGTCCATGTGACGGCTATCGCCGAAGACGATCCGGTGGTTCGTCGAATTCCTTCGAACAAGTCCGTCTGACATTCTGCCGCCTTCTGCGCCCGTCATTATCCGTCGTTCAACATTGAATTCCATTGCCGTACAGCGGGAGTCTCGTCGGATACTGGCAGGATGTCAATCATCTTCCGGAGGGCACTCCTGACCTGGGTACGGAACCAAACCGTCACTTAATAATCACGATCTTCCCCACCTGCGCTCCGAGTTTGGAGTCGACGCGGTAGATGTAGATGCCCGATTCGACGGCCTGCTGATTGCGCGTCACCAGGTCCCAGCCGACCGAGGATTCGTAGCGGGTCA
This Candidatus Zixiibacteriota bacterium DNA region includes the following protein-coding sequences:
- a CDS encoding MjaI family restriction endonuclease, giving the protein MKLRLSSEDLKILLDVRTEDFPKYVWPLINLANKFSQGTRPRVVGQMSDLIQEFAGSTLEEWRDWYNETRPASIDQATEKILAQLQALRVAIATVDRPMVKRWVEDLVIVKTFIGLKFQQAILRFIAEHRDVEYRLANAEEESRGIDGFVGDKPVCIKPDTYRTKRGELQETLPEDAELVYCRKLEAGKGIEIEFSDT
- a CDS encoding site-specific DNA-methyltransferase yields the protein MSDGLVRRNSTNHRIVFGDSRHMDLVDNESIQLVVTSPPYWSIKDYDHPDQIGHGQSYEDYLADLERVLMEIRRVLSGGCRAAINIGDQYLRATEHGRYRVQPIPADIICVARRLGFDFMGNIIWRKISTTKTSGGGQWMGSTYHPRDGHITYEHEYIILLKKPGNAPSVSEEQRERSRLTKEQRSEWFRGVWSIHPDRQEEHGAMFPVEVPRRLIKMYSFWGETVLDPFLGSGTTSLAAKIEGRHSIGVEINTTFETVIRRKLAGDSGNLFDDSQVLFVTAEANPKPVAALVT